The following proteins come from a genomic window of Desmospora profundinema:
- the panB gene encoding 3-methyl-2-oxobutanoate hydroxymethyltransferase: MAATKRVTVTTLQKMKEQNEPIAMVTAYDAPSAAVAEAGGADVLLVGDSLGMVVLGYDSTVPVTMEEMTHHTKAVSRKSQRALVVTDLPFLTAHLQKDEVLKAAARLLQEGGAQAVKVEGAHAVLSGIEACVAAGIPVMGHIGLTPQSVHQLGGYRIQGKDSETAQRLLEEAQTLEAAGVFALVLECVPEELAQRISQELTIPTIGIGAGRGCDGQVLVYHDLLGYGSGGRVPSFVKTYASIGEAARQGVHSFVEEVKSGRFPTEEHVFRLDPAVMEGLYGGRTSDGSDL, from the coding sequence ATGGCTGCAACCAAACGGGTAACGGTGACGACTCTGCAAAAGATGAAAGAACAAAACGAGCCCATTGCGATGGTGACGGCTTATGATGCCCCTTCAGCCGCTGTGGCGGAAGCGGGCGGGGCCGATGTCCTGCTGGTGGGGGATTCATTGGGGATGGTGGTGCTGGGGTATGATTCCACGGTTCCCGTCACGATGGAGGAGATGACGCATCACACGAAAGCGGTGTCAAGAAAATCCCAACGGGCGTTGGTGGTGACGGATCTGCCCTTTTTAACCGCCCATCTCCAGAAAGACGAGGTGTTAAAGGCGGCGGCACGCCTGCTGCAAGAAGGGGGTGCCCAAGCGGTAAAGGTGGAAGGAGCCCATGCGGTTCTATCCGGAATTGAAGCCTGTGTAGCAGCGGGAATTCCGGTGATGGGACACATCGGTCTGACCCCCCAGTCGGTTCACCAATTGGGCGGTTATCGTATCCAAGGAAAAGATTCGGAGACGGCTCAAAGACTGCTGGAAGAAGCACAAACACTGGAAGCGGCAGGAGTGTTCGCACTGGTGTTGGAATGCGTGCCTGAAGAGCTGGCCCAACGGATCAGCCAGGAACTGACGATTCCCACGATCGGGATCGGGGCCGGGCGCGGATGTGACGGTCAAGTGCTGGTGTATCACGATTTGTTGGGATATGGCAGTGGAGGGCGGGTTCCTTCCTTTGTTAAAACGTACGCTTCCATCGGGGAAGCCGCCCGGCAGGGGGTCCACTCTTTTGTGGAGGAAGTAAAGTCCGGTCGGTTTCCGACAGAGGAGCATGTGTTTCGTCTGGACCCTGCTGTCATGGAAGGGCTTTATGGAGGGAGAACATCCGATGGAAGTGATTTATGA
- a CDS encoding biotin--[acetyl-CoA-carboxylase] ligase: MDALANRIRESLLALLLEHGDSYVSGEEISQRVNCSRTAIWKHIEELRKEGYQIEARPRSGYRLVYRPDRVAPEEIKPELHTRRFGKEIRYWRQVASTQPLAHEWAREGAAEGSLVITEEQTQGRGRLGRIWHSPPYSGIWMSLVLRPAIPLTQAPQLTLMASVAVTRALRRVTGLDIRIKWPNDLLIDGKKICGILTELRGEQDQVQYVVLGMGINVNVTPDFWPEELKGKGTSLAIAGGRTYRRVELITAILKELEGIYEGFLTHGFEPIRILWEEYAAMLGTTIRAHTPHGEVTGEAIGLDPTGALILRQGDTKIPIFSSDIDV; this comes from the coding sequence GTGGACGCATTGGCAAACCGGATTCGTGAATCATTGCTGGCCCTGCTGTTGGAGCATGGTGATTCCTATGTGTCGGGGGAAGAGATCAGCCAGCGTGTCAATTGCAGTCGAACGGCGATCTGGAAACACATCGAGGAGCTGCGCAAAGAGGGATATCAGATTGAAGCACGCCCTCGCAGCGGATATCGGCTGGTTTATCGACCGGACCGGGTGGCTCCGGAGGAGATTAAGCCGGAGCTCCACACGCGCCGTTTTGGAAAAGAGATCCGATACTGGCGTCAAGTTGCCTCCACCCAGCCTCTGGCTCATGAGTGGGCGCGTGAGGGAGCGGCAGAGGGATCACTGGTGATTACGGAGGAGCAGACACAGGGGCGGGGACGCCTGGGACGTATCTGGCATTCTCCTCCTTACAGCGGTATTTGGATGAGTCTGGTATTGCGCCCCGCCATTCCCTTGACTCAGGCGCCCCAACTCACCCTGATGGCTTCCGTGGCGGTGACCCGAGCGTTGCGCCGAGTGACCGGGCTGGATATTCGCATCAAGTGGCCCAATGATCTGTTAATTGACGGGAAAAAGATTTGTGGAATCCTCACGGAGTTGCGGGGAGAGCAGGATCAAGTTCAATACGTCGTGTTGGGAATGGGGATCAATGTCAACGTCACTCCCGACTTCTGGCCGGAAGAGTTGAAGGGGAAAGGGACTTCGCTGGCGATTGCCGGTGGACGCACCTATCGTCGTGTGGAACTGATCACGGCGATTCTGAAGGAGTTGGAAGGGATTTATGAAGGTTTCCTCACCCACGGTTTTGAACCGATCCGGATTTTGTGGGAAGAATATGCAGCGATGTTGGGTACCACCATCCGTGCGCATACTCCCCATGGGGAAGTAACAGGGGAAGCGATCGGATTAGATCCGACAGGAGCGCTGATCTTGCGGCAGGGAGATACTAAGATCCCGATTTTCTCATCGGATATCGACGTTTGA
- a CDS encoding CCA tRNA nucleotidyltransferase, producing MPTGWDAAHRIMEILEEAGHQAFLVGGSVRDRLRGAEPSDYDVATDAHPEQVMVLFPRTAPTGLSHGTVTVTAVGTPIEVTTFRREAGYSDHRRPDEVRFVSRLEEDLARRDFTINAMAEDRRGQIIDPFDGRKDLERGRIRAVGQPTERFTEDALRMVRAVRFAAQLGFAIDPMTESAISACRDRLQPLAVERVAAELDKMWTAPHPAYGAVLLWKHQLFRYLPPFCAWDGEGVANEPLHPLSGLDALSHSDVRWAFFLFACGVDEERMGRRLRSLRLPGRRVKRIAVIARIAAASSVPLEEEEAKRRMLDIGGEGYQQAISLLSALGRLEPETAKQLERQVATWWKEMPVQRREDLAVDGRVLADALELQPGPWLKPMLEFLLEQVALGQIPNNEQALIDLARSGRQ from the coding sequence ATGCCGACCGGCTGGGATGCTGCCCATCGAATCATGGAAATACTGGAGGAAGCCGGCCACCAGGCGTTTTTGGTAGGAGGGTCTGTACGTGATCGTTTGAGGGGAGCAGAGCCATCGGATTACGACGTGGCAACCGATGCCCACCCGGAACAGGTGATGGTGTTATTTCCGAGAACGGCTCCCACCGGGCTGAGCCACGGAACGGTAACGGTGACGGCGGTGGGAACACCGATAGAAGTGACCACCTTTCGGCGGGAGGCGGGATACTCCGACCATCGCCGTCCGGATGAAGTCCGGTTTGTTTCCCGTTTGGAAGAAGATTTGGCACGGCGGGATTTCACCATAAACGCGATGGCGGAAGATCGACGGGGGCAGATCATCGATCCTTTCGATGGAAGGAAAGATCTGGAGCGGGGAAGGATTCGGGCTGTGGGGCAACCGACGGAGCGATTTACAGAAGATGCGCTTCGGATGGTACGAGCCGTCCGCTTCGCGGCTCAGCTGGGCTTTGCCATCGATCCGATGACCGAATCAGCGATTTCCGCCTGCCGGGATCGGTTGCAGCCATTGGCGGTGGAACGGGTAGCAGCGGAGTTAGACAAAATGTGGACGGCTCCGCACCCTGCTTACGGAGCCGTCCTCCTGTGGAAGCACCAATTGTTTCGCTACCTGCCTCCGTTTTGCGCATGGGATGGAGAAGGAGTGGCAAATGAGCCGCTCCACCCTTTATCAGGTCTGGATGCGCTTTCTCATTCGGATGTCCGCTGGGCTTTTTTTCTGTTTGCATGTGGTGTAGATGAGGAAAGGATGGGTAGACGGTTGCGCTCCTTGCGTCTGCCGGGACGCAGGGTAAAGCGGATTGCCGTCATCGCCCGGATTGCCGCCGCCAGTTCTGTGCCTCTCGAAGAAGAGGAAGCAAAAAGGCGGATGTTGGACATTGGTGGGGAAGGTTACCAGCAGGCGATTTCCCTTTTGTCCGCATTGGGCCGACTGGAACCGGAAACGGCCAAACAGCTGGAACGGCAAGTGGCGACTTGGTGGAAGGAGATGCCTGTTCAGCGCCGTGAAGACCTGGCAGTCGATGGACGGGTACTGGCTGATGCTTTGGAGCTTCAACCAGGCCCGTGGCTGAAACCGATGTTGGAGTTTTTACTAGAACAAGTGGCTCTGGGGCAAATTCCTAATAACGAGCAGGCGTTGATAGATTTAGCCCGATCAGGGCGACAATGA
- the bshA gene encoding N-acetyl-alpha-D-glucosaminyl L-malate synthase BshA, protein MRIGITCYPSHGGSGVVATELGKLMAERGHQVHFITYDMPFRLGRFYHNIHYHEVEANRYAVFRYPPYDLALASRMAQVAKMHRLDLIHVHYAVPHAICAYLAKEMVGDWLKVVTTLHGTDITVLGEDPSLKDIICFGINQSDAVTAVSDSLIRQTADLLCIQNPLHRIYNFVDQRIYRPLDVSDIRPKYAAPHEKILLHISNFRGVKRVPDVIRTFEKVQRTVPSRLILVGEGPELSRSVQLAKELKVESQVCFLGKQDEVARLVSLADLLLLPSEKESFGLVALEAMACGVPTVGSEAGGIPEVVGQGETGFLSPVGDVDSMARDAIRLLSDGDLYRRFSEAGLQRARDRFCGEKIADQYERLYQNVVET, encoded by the coding sequence ATGCGAATCGGAATTACCTGTTATCCCAGTCACGGCGGTTCCGGAGTGGTCGCGACGGAGTTGGGCAAGCTGATGGCGGAACGGGGTCATCAGGTCCACTTTATCACGTATGATATGCCCTTTCGCCTGGGCCGGTTTTACCACAACATCCATTATCATGAAGTGGAGGCCAACCGTTACGCGGTTTTTCGTTATCCTCCCTACGATTTGGCATTGGCCAGCCGGATGGCTCAGGTAGCGAAGATGCACCGGTTGGACTTGATTCACGTTCATTATGCAGTCCCTCATGCCATTTGCGCCTATTTGGCAAAGGAAATGGTGGGGGATTGGCTGAAAGTAGTAACCACGCTTCACGGCACGGATATCACGGTTCTGGGTGAAGATCCGTCCTTAAAGGACATCATCTGTTTTGGTATTAATCAGAGTGATGCGGTGACCGCTGTTTCGGACAGTTTGATTCGGCAGACGGCGGATCTGTTGTGCATTCAAAATCCCTTACATCGCATTTATAATTTTGTAGATCAACGGATCTACCGTCCGTTGGATGTTTCCGATATCCGCCCCAAATACGCCGCTCCTCACGAAAAGATTCTTTTGCATATTTCCAATTTCCGCGGGGTGAAGCGGGTTCCCGATGTGATTCGCACCTTTGAAAAAGTACAGCGAACGGTTCCATCCCGCTTGATTTTAGTGGGGGAGGGACCGGAGTTGTCCCGATCCGTCCAACTGGCCAAGGAATTGAAGGTGGAATCCCAGGTCTGTTTCCTGGGAAAGCAGGATGAAGTTGCCCGTTTGGTTTCTCTGGCCGACCTGTTGCTTTTGCCTTCTGAGAAAGAGAGCTTTGGTCTGGTAGCGTTGGAAGCGATGGCGTGCGGAGTACCGACGGTCGGTTCGGAAGCGGGGGGGATTCCAGAAGTGGTAGGGCAGGGAGAGACTGGGTTTCTCTCGCCTGTAGGCGATGTGGACAGCATGGCCCGTGATGCCATCCGGTTGCTGTCTGATGGAGATCTGTACCGTCGGTTTTCGGAAGCAGGCTTGCAACGGGCACGGGATCGTTTTTGCGGGGAAAAGATCGCAGACCAGTATGAGCGGTTATATCAGAACGTGGTGGAGACGTGA
- the bshB1 gene encoding bacillithiol biosynthesis deacetylase BshB1 — translation MTKLTSTVDLLAFGAHPDDVEIGTSGILWKHARQGFKTAICDLTDGELSSNGDVVRRRAEADRAGEILGLTRRLRLGLPDRGLTGTAEQLNAVVQVIRMLKPRVVLAPHWEDRHPDHTACARMVKEAVFDAAIRKRELDTGEAPHRVEQLFHYFINHTGKADVIVDVSEGYEQKEAAILAYESQFVPGPGRVETPLNRPTYLPMIRGRDQLWGHEIGVLYGEGLVSPRPIAMGTLIPERD, via the coding sequence GTGACTAAATTGACATCGACAGTGGATCTGCTCGCATTTGGAGCCCATCCGGACGATGTGGAGATCGGCACCTCCGGTATCCTGTGGAAACATGCAAGACAGGGGTTTAAGACGGCTATCTGCGATTTGACGGACGGGGAGCTGTCCTCTAACGGGGATGTGGTTCGGAGACGAGCGGAAGCCGACCGGGCCGGAGAGATTCTGGGATTGACCCGCCGTCTCCGGCTGGGCCTGCCGGATCGCGGCTTGACGGGAACAGCGGAACAGCTGAATGCGGTGGTGCAGGTGATCCGGATGCTAAAGCCGCGTGTGGTGCTGGCTCCCCACTGGGAGGACCGTCATCCGGATCACACGGCTTGTGCCCGCATGGTAAAAGAGGCGGTCTTTGATGCCGCCATTCGCAAGAGGGAACTGGATACAGGGGAAGCGCCGCATCGGGTGGAACAACTGTTCCATTACTTTATCAATCACACGGGAAAAGCGGATGTAATCGTGGACGTAAGCGAAGGGTATGAACAGAAGGAAGCGGCGATCCTGGCTTATGAAAGCCAGTTTGTCCCCGGCCCCGGACGCGTGGAGACTCCTCTCAATCGGCCCACGTATTTGCCTATGATCCGGGGGCGAGATCAGTTGTGGGGGCATGAGATCGGGGTGCTGTACGGGGAAGGACTGGTCAGTCCCCGCCCCATCGCCATGGGGACACTGATACCGGAACGGGATTGA
- a CDS encoding methylglyoxal synthase yields MQIALIAHDKKKEDMVRFAIAYRELLKDHELYATGTTGKRIAEAADLKVHRFLSGPLGGDQQIGAMMAENRMDCVIFLRDPLTSQPHEPDILALMRLADVHNVPVATNLAAAEVLIRSIRQGELDWRKIVNREGD; encoded by the coding sequence ATGCAGATTGCGTTGATCGCCCACGACAAGAAAAAAGAGGATATGGTCCGGTTTGCAATCGCCTACCGGGAATTGTTGAAGGACCATGAATTGTATGCCACAGGGACGACTGGCAAGCGAATAGCGGAAGCTGCCGACTTAAAGGTTCACCGTTTTCTGTCAGGCCCCCTTGGGGGAGACCAACAGATTGGTGCCATGATGGCGGAGAATCGCATGGACTGTGTCATTTTTCTGCGGGATCCACTGACTTCTCAACCCCATGAGCCGGATATTCTGGCTTTGATGAGGCTGGCTGATGTTCACAATGTTCCCGTCGCCACAAACCTGGCTGCGGCGGAAGTGCTGATTCGCTCCATCCGACAAGGGGAGTTGGATTGGCGGAAGATTGTAAACAGAGAAGGTGACTAA
- a CDS encoding ABC transporter permease produces the protein MTFRQFAFNNVQHNFRSYFAYFLSSAFAVMIFFIYAIFIFHPDMAESGMKAMVVKGMTAGEYVIFVFSFLFVLYSVSAFLKVRQKEFGILTLLGATRRQLNQLVFLENLVIGTLSIGTGVLAGLLFSKAFLIVGARVLDLVELPFYFPTKALLLTLLAFFALFFVISMGSMLFVRHHQVIDLLQGSRKPKKEPKFSFLLSLLAAICLLSGYGFTFYVSASDRMAAMQNLFFPIIGLVCIGTYFLYTQFSVFLIHLLKRNRGIFWQGTRILWLSDLAYRMKDNARMFFLVTMVSTVAFTATGTLVNYLDQMLDYARNASPFAISYRVGEEELNTDRDGQKIIENELRDAGVDFQKVKANHILYPLSSDEILYLDFVKLTDYNRLAATLEQPTQTLKSEEAFLVDTVPEGLKQKEEIGESIRLGDRSLKVAGQTDEPMMSDQGLIVVVPDAIYDQIEKEAEYTYTYIGYHVPGWERSFPHPQASEMGEALKEKLEKPEFMYTFTARDAYYVETKQQLSATLFVGLFIAIIFFICAGSFIYFRLYTDQERDQRHYHAVSKIGLTEKEMKRSATVPIALLFFVPFLVAVVHTSVALVALQSILVLKSILIPSMLTIGAFLVLQLAYFIMVRQSYLRNLRQSMVR, from the coding sequence ATGACCTTTCGTCAGTTCGCGTTTAACAATGTACAGCACAACTTTCGTTCCTACTTCGCATACTTTTTGAGCAGTGCCTTCGCTGTCATGATTTTTTTCATTTATGCCATCTTCATTTTCCATCCGGACATGGCGGAGAGCGGGATGAAAGCCATGGTGGTCAAGGGGATGACGGCGGGGGAGTACGTCATCTTTGTCTTCTCCTTTCTATTTGTGCTGTATTCGGTAAGCGCGTTTCTCAAGGTAAGGCAAAAAGAATTCGGGATCTTAACCCTGTTGGGAGCCACACGGAGACAACTGAATCAATTGGTGTTCCTGGAGAACTTGGTTATCGGGACCCTTTCCATAGGGACGGGAGTCTTGGCGGGCCTTTTGTTTTCCAAGGCATTTTTGATTGTGGGAGCACGGGTGTTAGATTTGGTAGAATTACCGTTTTATTTTCCCACTAAGGCGCTGTTGTTGACGCTTTTGGCCTTTTTCGCCTTGTTTTTCGTCATCTCGATGGGAAGTATGTTATTCGTCCGGCATCACCAGGTGATCGATTTGCTGCAGGGATCGCGGAAGCCGAAAAAAGAACCGAAATTCTCCTTTCTCTTGTCTCTGTTAGCAGCGATATGCCTGCTCAGCGGATATGGATTCACGTTCTATGTCAGTGCAAGCGATCGTATGGCTGCGATGCAGAACTTGTTTTTCCCGATTATCGGATTGGTTTGCATCGGTACCTACTTTCTCTACACCCAGTTTAGCGTGTTTCTAATTCATTTACTGAAACGAAATCGAGGGATCTTTTGGCAAGGGACCCGCATTCTGTGGCTGTCCGACCTGGCTTATCGCATGAAGGACAATGCCCGTATGTTTTTCCTGGTCACCATGGTGTCTACAGTGGCGTTTACGGCCACGGGGACACTGGTCAACTACCTGGATCAAATGTTGGATTATGCGAGAAACGCTTCTCCGTTTGCGATCAGTTATCGAGTAGGGGAGGAGGAGCTGAATACGGACAGGGATGGTCAGAAAATCATTGAAAACGAGCTGCGTGACGCCGGTGTCGATTTTCAAAAGGTGAAGGCGAATCACATCTTATATCCACTATCTTCGGATGAAATTCTCTATCTTGATTTTGTAAAACTAACGGATTACAACCGTTTGGCAGCGACTCTGGAGCAACCGACGCAGACATTGAAATCCGAGGAAGCGTTCCTGGTGGACACGGTGCCGGAGGGCTTGAAACAGAAAGAAGAGATTGGTGAATCCATCCGTTTGGGCGATCGATCCCTGAAAGTGGCGGGTCAAACAGATGAACCCATGATGTCCGACCAAGGGTTGATTGTTGTCGTTCCTGACGCGATTTATGACCAAATAGAAAAGGAAGCGGAGTATACGTATACCTATATCGGCTACCACGTGCCGGGATGGGAACGTTCCTTCCCCCATCCGCAAGCAAGTGAAATGGGGGAAGCGTTGAAAGAAAAACTGGAGAAGCCCGAGTTTATGTATACATTTACAGCCCGCGACGCGTACTATGTGGAAACCAAACAACAGCTGAGTGCCACCTTGTTTGTCGGCTTGTTCATTGCGATCATCTTTTTCATTTGTGCAGGCAGCTTCATCTACTTTCGGCTGTATACCGATCAGGAACGGGATCAACGGCATTATCACGCGGTATCCAAAATCGGTTTAACCGAGAAGGAAATGAAACGGAGTGCGACAGTACCGATCGCATTATTGTTCTTTGTTCCCTTTTTGGTGGCTGTCGTTCATACTTCTGTCGCTTTAGTCGCATTGCAAAGTATCCTTGTGTTGAAATCGATTCTAATTCCGTCGATGTTGACCATCGGTGCATTCCTTGTATTACAGTTGGCGTATTTTATCATGGTAAGACAGAGCTATTTGCGCAACCTCCGACAGTCCATGGTGCGGTAG
- a CDS encoding ABC transporter ATP-binding protein, giving the protein MEVLKVNNLSKVYSGNVQHRALSDIDFSIRQGEFVGVMGPSGSGKTTLLNLIATIDTPTSGEVFLHGKNPHQLKKNQLAQFRRRRLGFVFQDFNLLDTLSIGENIVLPLVLDRKGIEEMEQKVKEVAEKLGITETLEKRTYEVSGGQSQRAAIARAIIHRPSLLLADEPTGNLDSKSSRQVMETMETINEKDGTTMMMVSHDPVAASYCHRVLFIKDGELYNEIHRGESRQLFFQQIIDVLSLMGGDTHDLSSVRV; this is encoded by the coding sequence ATGGAAGTATTGAAGGTAAACAATCTGAGTAAAGTGTACAGTGGAAATGTTCAGCATCGGGCCTTATCGGATATCGATTTTAGCATTCGGCAGGGAGAATTCGTAGGGGTGATGGGGCCTTCTGGAAGTGGGAAAACGACCCTGCTCAATTTAATCGCCACCATCGATACTCCTACATCGGGAGAAGTGTTCTTGCATGGGAAAAATCCGCATCAACTGAAGAAAAATCAGCTGGCCCAATTTCGACGGCGGCGGTTGGGCTTCGTCTTTCAAGACTTTAATTTATTGGACACGCTCTCGATCGGGGAGAACATCGTTCTGCCCTTGGTTTTGGACCGTAAAGGAATCGAAGAGATGGAGCAAAAGGTAAAGGAAGTGGCGGAGAAGCTGGGGATTACAGAGACCCTGGAAAAGCGCACCTATGAGGTGTCCGGCGGACAGAGCCAACGGGCGGCGATCGCCCGGGCGATCATCCATAGACCGTCTTTGCTGCTGGCGGATGAACCCACCGGGAACCTGGACTCCAAATCATCCCGTCAGGTGATGGAAACGATGGAGACCATCAACGAAAAGGATGGCACCACCATGATGATGGTGAGTCATGATCCGGTGGCAGCCAGCTATTGTCATCGCGTCCTCTTTATCAAAGACGGTGAATTGTATAATGAGATCCATCGCGGCGAAAGCCGGCAACTGTTCTTCCAGCAAATTATCGATGTGCTGTCATTGATGGGAGGGGATACCCATGACCTTTCGTCAGTTCGCGTTTAA
- a CDS encoding response regulator transcription factor has product MYKILIVEDDPKMAGLLQAHLEKYGYDARLAEDFSAILESFEYHQPDLVLLDVNLPRFDGFYWCRQIRTLSTSPILFLSARDSKMDQVMALENGADDYITKPFDYEIVIAKIRSQLRRAYGSYSPKTDVRSVSHAGLALYPERLELTFEGKKVELSKKEAVLMEALMINPMSVVTREDLLEQLWDDKQFVADNTLNVNVARLRKRLKDLGIEDAIEAVRGVGYRLRPTWRDEG; this is encoded by the coding sequence GTGTACAAAATTTTGATTGTGGAAGACGATCCGAAAATGGCGGGATTGTTACAAGCGCATTTGGAGAAGTACGGATATGATGCCCGCTTGGCGGAGGACTTCTCTGCTATATTGGAGTCATTTGAATACCATCAACCGGACTTGGTATTGTTGGATGTCAATTTGCCGCGGTTTGACGGTTTTTACTGGTGCCGGCAGATCCGAACCCTGTCTACTTCCCCCATTTTGTTTCTCTCCGCCCGCGACAGTAAAATGGATCAGGTGATGGCGTTGGAAAATGGGGCCGATGATTACATAACCAAGCCGTTTGATTATGAGATTGTCATTGCGAAAATCCGCAGTCAACTGCGGCGAGCCTATGGTTCGTATTCACCGAAAACGGATGTTCGTTCGGTCAGCCATGCCGGCTTGGCTTTGTATCCGGAACGGTTGGAACTGACCTTTGAGGGAAAGAAAGTGGAGTTGAGTAAGAAGGAAGCGGTTCTGATGGAAGCACTGATGATAAACCCCATGAGTGTGGTGACTCGAGAAGATTTATTGGAACAATTATGGGATGACAAGCAGTTTGTGGCCGACAATACACTGAACGTCAACGTTGCACGGTTGCGAAAGAGGTTGAAGGACTTGGGGATCGAGGATGCGATCGAAGCTGTCAGGGGTGTGGGCTATCGACTTCGACCCACATGGAGGGACGAGGGATGA
- a CDS encoding glycerate kinase translates to MRITHQTTNVKSNQTKELNIVIAPDSYKGSLTAKEVGETIWKAFSRELEGAQITVVPMADGGEGTVEALVCARGGKFETVWVTGPLLQPVESRYGILGDGDTVVMEVANIAGLTMVDEQKRNPLHTSTIGVGQVWMHALDRGYRRFIIGLGGSATNDGGLGMLQALGAEFRDRTGQSVKPAGGSLGIIEDVRLDLLDSRLKECEILVATDVTNPLCGEQGSSRVFGPQKGATEDQIRQLDQGLAHFARLLEGDRGESLQDRPGAGAAGGLGFALLFLGAKIAPGAQIIANASGFAEKISQADWVITGEGRTDHQTLYGKLPVYVAEVANRHGAKPLLISGSIGPDVEPLYRHFVSMHSILRRPMLLEQAMKNAETLLYETAREIGRLIRAVEMDR, encoded by the coding sequence ATGCGGATCACCCATCAAACGACAAATGTGAAATCCAACCAAACAAAAGAGTTGAATATCGTGATCGCACCGGATTCGTACAAAGGCAGCTTAACGGCAAAGGAGGTGGGCGAGACGATCTGGAAGGCGTTTTCCAGAGAGTTGGAAGGAGCCCAGATCACCGTTGTTCCGATGGCCGACGGAGGTGAGGGCACGGTGGAGGCGCTTGTATGTGCAAGGGGTGGAAAGTTTGAAACGGTATGGGTAACGGGTCCGTTGTTACAACCGGTCGAGTCCCGCTACGGGATCTTGGGTGACGGGGATACGGTTGTCATGGAAGTGGCCAACATCGCGGGTTTGACCATGGTGGATGAACAGAAGAGAAATCCGCTCCATACATCGACTATCGGTGTGGGCCAAGTGTGGATGCACGCCCTCGACCGTGGCTACCGCCGGTTTATCATCGGCTTGGGAGGAAGTGCCACCAACGACGGAGGCCTGGGGATGTTACAGGCTCTCGGTGCCGAATTTCGTGACCGAACCGGCCAATCGGTCAAACCTGCGGGAGGCTCCCTCGGAATAATCGAGGATGTTCGCTTGGACCTTCTCGATTCCCGCTTGAAAGAATGCGAAATTCTCGTGGCTACAGACGTCACCAATCCTCTCTGCGGTGAGCAAGGAAGCTCCAGGGTATTTGGACCGCAGAAAGGGGCGACGGAGGATCAGATTCGGCAGCTGGACCAGGGGCTTGCTCATTTTGCCCGACTGCTGGAAGGTGATCGAGGAGAGTCCCTGCAGGACCGTCCCGGCGCGGGAGCTGCGGGCGGGTTGGGCTTTGCTCTGTTATTTTTAGGCGCCAAAATCGCTCCCGGCGCTCAGATCATCGCTAATGCATCGGGGTTTGCAGAAAAAATCAGCCAGGCTGACTGGGTGATTACCGGAGAAGGGAGGACCGACCATCAAACCCTTTACGGCAAGCTTCCTGTCTATGTAGCTGAGGTGGCAAACAGACACGGGGCCAAGCCGCTCCTGATCTCCGGTAGTATCGGACCAGACGTAGAACCCCTGTATCGGCATTTCGTCAGCATGCATTCGATTCTTCGGCGGCCGATGTTGCTGGAACAAGCCATGAAAAACGCCGAAACGTTGCTATACGAAACGGCGAGAGAGATTGGGAGACTCATTCGGGCTGTGGAGATGGACAGATAA
- a CDS encoding TetR/AcrR family transcriptional regulator → MDGYQRRTEKKKNTIREAALRLFSAHGFDKVSLAEIAREAHVSPVSIYNYFGTKDGLIRHVVLTFLEEAWQDRVRLIQSDMPFEQKVEKMIFDTADTAAINPEFLHVLMSNDPEIKDMVETIYQKYLPDLLRFIDAGKKEGYIDPNISTETIVMYFNLLKEVKTTDLFREVTANPRMLEELTRLFFYGLLNKDKK, encoded by the coding sequence GTGGACGGGTATCAACGACGCACGGAAAAAAAGAAAAACACCATCAGGGAAGCGGCCCTGCGCTTATTTTCCGCCCATGGGTTTGACAAAGTCTCTTTGGCGGAGATCGCCCGGGAGGCTCATGTTTCTCCCGTCTCCATCTATAATTATTTTGGAACAAAGGATGGACTGATCCGCCACGTCGTCCTCACATTTTTAGAAGAAGCTTGGCAAGACCGGGTGAGGCTGATCCAAAGTGATATGCCTTTTGAGCAAAAGGTTGAAAAGATGATCTTTGATACAGCGGATACGGCTGCGATCAATCCGGAATTTTTGCACGTCCTGATGTCAAACGACCCGGAAATTAAAGATATGGTTGAAACGATCTATCAGAAATATCTTCCGGACCTACTTCGGTTTATCGATGCAGGAAAAAAAGAGGGATATATCGATCCCAACATATCAACGGAAACGATCGTGATGTATTTCAATCTGTTGAAAGAAGTCAAGACGACGGATTTATTCCGGGAAGTGACGGCCAACCCCCGAATGCTGGAAGAATTAACGAGACTGTTTTTTTACGGGTTGCTGAACAAAGACAAAAAGTGA